The Sorangiineae bacterium MSr11367 genome window below encodes:
- a CDS encoding protein kinase — protein MEAPLQNGEILASKYRVETVLGSGAMGVVVAARHMQLGSRVALKFMSREALRVPEAATRFMREARAAAALKSEYVARVSDFGTLDTGAPYIVMELLEGCDLDDLRKKRGPLPIPEAVGYVLDACKAMDEAHAAGIVHRDLKPKNMFLTQRADGTPIVKVLDFGISKFAHDEEMGASATHSGAILGSPAFMSPEQIRSAKHVDARADIYALGAVLFQLLTNEAPYGTQSLGELFSAILTREPRTLREFRPDAPIALESVVSRCLSKDPGGRFPNVRELAAALHPFLTTASFAGTLASAGVQAPPSLHVATAQTTLGPASTTRSDARTSTNPRASTNLAVLIGGFAAIGLVVLVLLGALALRKLRHQEDAPTAADRIAAPPPPVAAETVSAPAPSALSAPTASALPLPAESASAPPPKLSPPKTKSSGTTTRPTNRPKKPDPFSYPD, from the coding sequence GTGGAAGCCCCTCTTCAAAATGGCGAGATTCTGGCCTCGAAGTACCGTGTGGAGACGGTGCTGGGGTCCGGCGCCATGGGTGTGGTGGTGGCAGCCCGGCACATGCAGCTGGGCTCGCGGGTCGCGCTGAAGTTCATGTCGCGCGAGGCGCTGCGCGTGCCGGAGGCGGCCACGCGGTTCATGCGGGAAGCGCGCGCGGCAGCGGCGCTGAAAAGCGAGTACGTGGCCCGCGTGAGCGATTTCGGGACGCTCGACACGGGCGCACCCTACATCGTGATGGAGCTGCTCGAAGGGTGCGATCTCGACGATCTGCGAAAGAAGCGCGGTCCGCTTCCGATTCCCGAGGCCGTCGGCTACGTGCTCGATGCGTGCAAGGCGATGGACGAGGCCCACGCGGCGGGCATCGTCCATCGTGATTTGAAGCCGAAGAACATGTTTCTCACGCAGCGTGCCGATGGAACGCCCATCGTCAAGGTGCTCGATTTCGGCATTTCGAAATTCGCCCACGACGAAGAGATGGGCGCGAGTGCGACCCATAGCGGTGCGATTCTGGGTTCGCCCGCCTTCATGTCACCGGAGCAAATTCGAAGTGCCAAACACGTCGATGCGCGGGCCGACATTTATGCGCTGGGTGCGGTGCTGTTTCAGCTTCTCACCAATGAGGCGCCCTATGGCACGCAATCACTGGGCGAGTTGTTCTCGGCCATATTGACCCGGGAGCCGCGCACGCTGCGTGAGTTCCGTCCCGACGCCCCCATCGCGCTGGAGTCGGTCGTTTCACGCTGCTTGAGCAAGGATCCCGGCGGGCGCTTTCCCAATGTTCGCGAGCTTGCCGCGGCGCTGCATCCCTTTTTGACTACGGCGTCCTTCGCGGGCACGCTGGCATCGGCGGGTGTGCAGGCGCCACCCTCGCTGCATGTTGCCACCGCCCAGACGACATTGGGGCCGGCATCGACGACCAGGTCCGACGCTCGAACCAGCACCAACCCGCGCGCGAGCACGAACCTAGCTGTGCTCATTGGCGGATTCGCGGCCATCGGCCTGGTGGTGCTGGTGCTCCTGGGAGCACTTGCCTTGCGCAAGCTCCGTCATCAGGAGGACGCGCCCACGGCGGCGGATAGGATTGCGGCGCCGCCTCCTCCGGTGGCCGCGGAGACCGTGAGCGCGCCGGCTCCGTCCGCGCTTTCGGCCCCGACGGCGAGTGCGCTACCGTTGCCGGCCGAGAGCGCGAGTGCTCCTCCGCCCAAGCTTAGTCCTCCCAAGACGAAGTCGTCGGGCACGACCACGCGCCCGACCAACCGCCCGAAGAAGCCGGACCCTTTCTCGTACCCGGACTGA
- a CDS encoding tetratricopeptide repeat protein gives MHRTHAIFATTLAAALLCTSMASAQTGDSQAAGRALFDEGMQLFERGKFTEACPKFEASLARFAGIGTRGKLAECYEKLGRTASAWALYREVVALAARAGDADRQALGEERAKALEPKLARLTITVAAGGSVSGLVVKRNGVALAAGELGSTIAVDPGEVVVEATAPGRKTWTQRVPAEAAHTARVEVPVLEADAAKAEAPEKIGDMPPKSETAHYGWQRTGGLVIGGVGVATMLVGGYFGLSAKSTYDDAFKGNCNDSTNTCNSQGLQDTDSAKDKALVSTILVGAGAAMTVTGAVLFFTAPKRVSGTALRVAPDGGVGRAGVVVSGRF, from the coding sequence ATGCACCGCACGCACGCAATCTTCGCAACCACATTGGCCGCGGCCCTGCTTTGCACCTCGATGGCGTCGGCGCAGACGGGGGACTCGCAAGCTGCGGGTCGGGCGCTCTTCGACGAGGGGATGCAGCTGTTCGAGCGGGGAAAGTTCACCGAAGCTTGCCCCAAGTTCGAAGCAAGCCTGGCGCGTTTTGCGGGCATTGGAACGCGCGGCAAATTGGCCGAGTGCTACGAGAAACTCGGGCGCACGGCGAGCGCGTGGGCCTTGTACCGCGAGGTCGTCGCGCTCGCAGCGCGCGCGGGCGACGCCGATCGCCAGGCGCTCGGCGAGGAGCGCGCGAAAGCATTGGAGCCAAAGCTTGCGCGCCTCACGATCACGGTGGCCGCAGGGGGCTCGGTGTCGGGCCTCGTCGTCAAACGCAATGGGGTAGCTTTGGCCGCGGGGGAGCTGGGATCGACCATCGCGGTCGACCCGGGTGAAGTCGTGGTGGAGGCAACGGCGCCCGGCCGGAAGACGTGGACGCAACGCGTTCCCGCCGAAGCCGCCCACACGGCGCGCGTCGAGGTGCCGGTGCTCGAGGCGGATGCGGCCAAGGCGGAGGCTCCGGAGAAGATCGGCGACATGCCGCCGAAGTCCGAGACCGCGCACTATGGGTGGCAGCGCACGGGAGGGCTCGTCATCGGTGGCGTGGGTGTGGCGACGATGCTCGTCGGCGGGTATTTCGGGCTATCGGCCAAGTCGACCTACGACGATGCCTTCAAGGGCAATTGCAACGACAGCACCAACACGTGCAACAGCCAGGGCCTTCAGGATACGGACAGCGCGAAGGACAAAGCGTTGGTCTCGACGATCCTCGTCGGCGCCGGCGCGGCGATGACGGTGACCGGCGCGGTGCTCTTTTTCACGGCGCCGAAGCGAGTCTCGGGTACGGCATTGCGCGTGGCGCCTGACGGCGGCGTGGGGCGCGCGGGCGTCGTGGTGTCGGGTCGCTTTTGA
- a CDS encoding TetR/AcrR family transcriptional regulator — protein MTEARTKHASRSTEPKPRGRQRSVEAEAAIMTATIDLLRKKCLREVTADAIAQRAGVSKATLYKWWPNKNLIALDAFTAKMRQSVPVPDTGSACQDFTEQIKAVIRFYTSPGGACIRHFIAEGQSDPAFLALFRERFLKNRRAEVRIIWERGVKRGEIRDGLDEDTVMDLIYGPMIYRLLAGHAPLDDAHAEAMIAAAFRGLQQ, from the coding sequence ATGACCGAAGCCCGGACGAAACACGCGTCTCGAAGCACGGAACCGAAACCACGCGGGCGCCAGCGCAGCGTGGAGGCCGAAGCGGCCATCATGACGGCGACCATCGATCTGCTTCGAAAAAAGTGTCTTCGGGAGGTCACGGCCGATGCGATCGCGCAGCGGGCGGGTGTGAGCAAAGCCACCCTCTACAAGTGGTGGCCGAACAAGAACCTCATCGCGCTCGACGCGTTCACCGCGAAAATGAGGCAAAGCGTCCCGGTTCCCGACACGGGTTCGGCGTGCCAAGACTTCACGGAGCAGATCAAAGCGGTCATTCGCTTTTACACGAGCCCGGGCGGGGCGTGCATCCGCCACTTCATCGCCGAAGGGCAGAGCGATCCTGCGTTTTTGGCCCTGTTTCGCGAGCGGTTCCTGAAAAATCGACGCGCCGAGGTGCGCATCATCTGGGAACGCGGGGTGAAACGCGGTGAAATCCGCGACGGGTTGGATGAGGACACGGTCATGGACCTGATTTATGGGCCAATGATTTACCGCCTATTGGCGGGCCACGCCCCCCTCGACGACGCCCACGCCGAAGCGATGATTGCGGCTGCGTTTCGCGGCCTGCAGCAATGA
- a CDS encoding glycosyl hydrolase family 18 protein: MKTTALLLLGIALASSACSSSGSANDDAADPVSNASELEADAVNAVPKTMAYVEVNSNNFNNIGCYTYGSPAKQYFNMASIFAANINYDSASGKPILYFNPQVDQVLNGTNYVKNLQSQGIKVLLTVLGNHQNAGWACFRDEATAQNFAQQLSNAVNKYGLDGIDIDDEYSNCTSNNTSLIIVASKMRAAMPTKIISKALFTDLSYFQASWNGHKLAEYLDYGFEMTYGATNYGSRLSGYLSNGMTKAKLGIGASTGGSDGPRAAQYVKDNGIGSFMVYNVTKSSQSYLSGTSNVLFGASTQTKANCLQ, translated from the coding sequence ATGAAAACTACCGCGCTTCTCCTATTGGGAATTGCACTCGCTAGCTCCGCCTGCAGTAGCAGCGGCTCCGCCAACGACGATGCAGCCGATCCGGTGTCCAATGCCTCGGAGCTCGAAGCGGATGCGGTGAACGCCGTGCCGAAGACGATGGCGTACGTCGAAGTCAATTCGAACAACTTCAACAACATTGGTTGCTATACGTACGGCTCACCCGCAAAACAATACTTCAACATGGCCTCGATTTTTGCGGCCAATATCAATTACGACAGCGCCAGCGGCAAGCCTATATTGTACTTCAACCCCCAGGTCGACCAGGTTCTCAATGGGACGAATTACGTCAAGAACCTGCAATCGCAAGGCATCAAGGTGCTGCTCACAGTGCTCGGCAATCATCAAAATGCCGGCTGGGCGTGTTTCCGCGATGAAGCTACCGCCCAAAACTTCGCGCAGCAGCTTTCCAATGCGGTGAACAAATATGGGCTCGATGGGATCGACATCGACGACGAGTATTCGAATTGCACGTCGAACAATACGTCGCTCATCATCGTGGCGAGCAAAATGCGCGCGGCGATGCCGACCAAGATCATCTCCAAGGCCCTGTTCACGGATCTTTCGTATTTCCAGGCCTCGTGGAATGGGCACAAGCTCGCCGAGTACCTCGATTATGGCTTCGAGATGACCTACGGGGCGACCAACTACGGCAGCCGCCTGAGTGGGTACCTCTCCAATGGGATGACCAAGGCCAAATTGGGCATTGGCGCTTCCACGGGCGGGAGCGATGGGCCGCGGGCCGCGCAGTACGTGAAGGACAATGGGATTGGGAGCTTCATGGTCTACAACGTGACCAAGAGCTCGCAGTCGTACCTCTCTGGTACGTCGAACGTGCTTTTCGGCGCGTCTACGCAGACGAAGGCGAATTGCCTGCAGTAA
- the rpiA gene encoding ribose 5-phosphate isomerase A, with product MDLKKIAAEKARELIEPGTKVGLGAGSTIAYLVELLAAKPVQGVEFYTSADPTAALLRAKGIPVHDTANVARLDLYLDGCDQLDRELNALKSGGGIHTSEKLLACMADVFVLIGDTSKLVDRLDTRYPITLEVLPEAVEHVRAQCLRAFPTSRIEVRRDAGGKPLVTKHGHWLADVRFGEMPELAAANQVLKFTAGVVETSLFYRIARKAILAGPDGITVLTAGNSPSSA from the coding sequence ATGGACCTGAAGAAGATCGCCGCGGAAAAAGCCCGCGAGCTCATCGAGCCGGGCACCAAAGTAGGCCTGGGCGCAGGCTCCACCATCGCGTACCTCGTCGAGCTTCTCGCGGCCAAGCCCGTGCAAGGCGTGGAGTTCTACACGTCGGCCGATCCGACCGCGGCGCTGCTGCGCGCGAAGGGCATTCCCGTTCACGACACCGCGAACGTCGCGCGGCTCGACCTGTACCTCGACGGGTGCGACCAACTCGATCGCGAGCTCAATGCACTCAAGAGCGGCGGCGGCATCCACACGAGTGAAAAGCTGCTCGCCTGCATGGCCGACGTCTTCGTCCTCATCGGCGATACGTCGAAGCTCGTCGATCGGTTGGACACGCGTTATCCGATCACACTCGAGGTCCTGCCCGAGGCCGTGGAGCACGTGCGCGCGCAGTGCCTTCGCGCGTTCCCGACCTCCCGCATCGAGGTGCGCCGCGACGCCGGCGGAAAGCCGCTGGTCACCAAACACGGTCATTGGCTGGCCGACGTGCGATTCGGTGAAATGCCGGAGCTCGCGGCGGCGAACCAGGTGCTCAAATTCACCGCCGGCGTCGTGGAAACGTCGCTGTTCTACCGCATTGCCCGCAAGGCCATCCTCGCGGGCCCCGACGGCATCACCGTGCTTACTGCAGGCAATTCGCCTTCGTCTGCGTAG
- a CDS encoding kynureninase: MNDVKLAELRRTPNALAPHYSQFQVAKRLLLSGHSHQAWPDFALEGQIEAFQDAARDVDEKWGRAFAKADEVRAGLRTFLDDPQAELALGASTHELVLRFLSALDLRRRPRIVTTLGEFHTLRRQLTRLGEAGLDVVALPVDPVDTLAERLAGAADERTAAVFVSSVLFETSRIVPGLGELAERCLLRGVELVVDAYHAIGPAAFSIPGQGLSSAWVLGGGYKYLQLGEGNCFMRVPAHAEGMRPVVTGWFAEFDALSDEHEPGKVAYGTGASRFAGATYDPTSHYRAARVFWFFAQHGLTPAFLRRVYQHHVGLLVARFDALNAPEALITRDRTTPLEGLGGFLSLRTARAGELQRALAARGVRTDSRADYLRLGPAPYLSDDQIVSAVDILGEVLRETPWT; this comes from the coding sequence ATGAACGACGTCAAATTGGCAGAGCTGCGCCGCACGCCGAATGCACTCGCGCCGCACTATTCGCAATTCCAAGTTGCCAAACGGCTTTTGCTGTCGGGCCATTCGCATCAGGCGTGGCCCGACTTCGCCTTGGAGGGCCAAATCGAGGCCTTCCAAGACGCCGCGCGCGACGTCGACGAGAAGTGGGGGCGCGCGTTCGCCAAGGCCGACGAAGTGCGGGCCGGCCTGCGCACCTTTCTGGACGATCCCCAGGCGGAACTGGCACTCGGCGCCAGCACGCACGAGCTCGTTTTGCGCTTCCTCTCCGCGCTGGATCTGCGCCGCCGTCCGCGCATCGTCACCACGTTGGGGGAATTTCACACCCTGCGTCGTCAGCTCACGCGCCTCGGCGAGGCAGGGCTCGACGTGGTCGCCCTGCCGGTGGATCCCGTGGACACGTTGGCCGAACGTCTCGCGGGCGCGGCGGACGAACGCACCGCGGCTGTGTTCGTGTCGTCGGTGCTCTTCGAGACCTCGCGCATCGTCCCCGGGCTGGGCGAGCTCGCGGAGCGCTGCCTATTGCGCGGTGTCGAGCTGGTGGTCGACGCGTACCACGCCATCGGGCCCGCGGCGTTCTCCATTCCGGGGCAGGGGCTATCGTCGGCGTGGGTGCTCGGCGGCGGGTACAAATACCTGCAGCTCGGCGAGGGAAATTGCTTCATGCGCGTGCCCGCGCACGCCGAGGGCATGCGGCCCGTCGTCACCGGGTGGTTCGCCGAGTTCGACGCGCTCTCCGACGAGCACGAGCCCGGCAAGGTCGCCTACGGCACGGGCGCGAGCCGTTTCGCCGGCGCGACCTACGATCCGACGAGCCACTACCGCGCCGCCCGCGTGTTCTGGTTTTTTGCGCAGCACGGCCTCACGCCGGCGTTTCTGCGCCGTGTGTACCAGCATCACGTGGGCCTGCTCGTCGCGCGCTTCGACGCGCTGAATGCGCCGGAGGCGCTCATCACGCGCGATCGCACGACGCCGCTCGAGGGCCTGGGCGGCTTCCTCTCACTCCGCACCGCGCGGGCAGGGGAGCTGCAACGCGCACTCGCCGCACGCGGCGTGCGCACGGACAGCCGCGCCGACTACCTTCGCCTCGGCCCCGCACCGTACCTCTCCGACGACCAAATCGTCTCCGCGGTGGACATCCTCGGCGAGGTGCTTCGAGAAACGCCATGGACCTGA
- a CDS encoding N-acyl homoserine lactonase family protein, with translation MPVPCFVIRHPKGILLWDTGLKDSTAQSKEGVKDLVGREFVDVPLSERLKALSLSPSDITFVGLSHLHADHAGNANQFTSSTWLLNRHEFENGTKTPPALGIDPSVFSEYRKANIKLLDADYDVFGDGSVRILQTPGHTPGHQSLELHLANSGALVLSGDLAHSRANWKGHIAPSWNFDRAQTQASMDRVEGLLRTEHARFVVQHDPEDFASLPKAPAFLD, from the coding sequence ATGCCCGTTCCGTGCTTCGTCATCCGCCATCCCAAAGGCATACTTCTCTGGGATACGGGCCTCAAAGACTCGACCGCTCAATCGAAAGAGGGCGTAAAAGACCTGGTCGGTCGGGAGTTTGTGGACGTCCCGCTGAGCGAACGACTGAAAGCCCTTTCACTGAGTCCGAGCGACATCACGTTCGTGGGCCTCTCGCATCTGCACGCCGATCATGCGGGCAACGCGAACCAATTCACGTCATCGACCTGGCTCCTCAACCGGCACGAGTTCGAGAACGGTACCAAAACGCCACCGGCCCTCGGCATCGATCCTTCCGTCTTTTCCGAATATCGAAAAGCCAACATCAAGCTGCTCGACGCCGACTACGACGTGTTCGGCGACGGCAGCGTTCGCATTCTGCAGACACCCGGACACACGCCGGGCCATCAGTCCCTCGAACTGCACCTCGCCAACAGCGGGGCGCTCGTTCTCTCCGGAGATTTGGCGCACAGTCGCGCGAATTGGAAAGGTCATATCGCGCCAAGTTGGAACTTCGATCGCGCGCAGACGCAGGCGTCGATGGATCGCGTCGAAGGCCTGCTGCGCACCGAGCACGCTCGGTTCGTCGTCCAGCACGATCCCGAAGACTTCGCCTCGCTGCCGAAGGCACCGGCATTTCTCGACTGA